The Bacteroidota bacterium sequence GGGCGACTTGAGACTAAAATGGATTTCACTAAAATTCTGGACTGCAAAAGACGGACAACAAAATGAAATAACTCATGACTTTAGAAAAGACGGTGTAATTGTAGACAATTTATCTTGCGAGACAATTAGGAATGAAAAAATTTTCATAATAGGAAACAAAATATCGCTTGACATTAATGAGTTCAACGGCATCGCATATACTTGTGCAACATTTGCAAACGGACTATTTCCATTAATGCCGAGACCATAAAAACGGTGTATAACAGGCTTCTGCTTTCAGTGGCGGGAAGTGGTGCTCGTAGGACAAAAAAGTAATTAATTTAACAGGCAGTGTTTCGTGGAAACGGCAGTGGGTTAACATCGCCACCGAAAAGCAGTAGTCGGTGCGTTAGCTGCAATGGTAAAAATCCCGACGAGACACGACAGCTTAACCTAAACACGACAGAATATGATACCAACTTTAATTATCGCACTTATCGCAATTACAATTTTAGTTATTCTTTGGTTTCTTAATTGGAGAAAACTACAAACAACAATTAATGATTTAACTTCACGGTTGACAAATACTGAACAGGAGAAAACAAATTTTTCTGGACAGGTTACAGACCTCGAACAAAGAAACATTGCTTTAAATAAATATCAAGGGCTTGTCGACACAGAACAAAAAGCAAAAGAAATTCTTGCAGATGCAGAAAGGAATGCAGCTTCATTAATCGACAATGCAAAACAAACGCTTGACAGCGCAATCATTGAATCAAATGAATTAAAAACTAAAGCACAAAAGGAACTTGAACAAGCCGCAATTTCAGCTAACAATATAAAAGCCCAAGCCTCTATTGATGCAACCTCTTTCAAAAAAAATGCAGTTAGTCTTTTAAATAATGCTACAACCGAAGCTCAGCTAATAATAGAACAAGCAAACAAGAAAGCACAAGAAATAGCAGGTGATGCATATAAAGCTATGCAAAATGCGACAGAACTTGAAAAGACGGTAAAGGCAATGAAGAATATCATTGAAGGTTATGGCGACAGATATTTAATGCCGACTTACAGTTTATTAGATGATTTGGCAGAAGAATTTGGACATACAGAAGCGGGTGAAAAGTTAAAATTTTCAAGAGAGAAGACCCGTTTAATGATTAAAAACGGGACATCTGCAAAATGCGACTATGTTGAAACGAATAGAAAAGAAACAGCAATTAATTTTATCCTTGACGCATTTAACGGTAAAGTTGATTCCATACTTTCAAAAGTTAAAAAGGACAATTACGGAACATTGGAACAAAAAATCAAAGATGCTTACCAAGTTGTAAATAATAATGGAAAGGCTTTTCGTAATGCAGTTGTTACATTTGAATATTTAAACGCAAGACTTGACGAATTGAAATGGGCAGTAACTACACAAGAATTGAAATGGGCAGAACAAGAAGAACAAAGAGGAATCAAAGAGCAAATTAGAGAAGAAGAAAAGGCGCGAAGAGATTTTGAAAAGGCTATGCGTGAAGCTCAAAAGGAAGAAGAAACTTTAAAGAAACTAATTGAAAAGGCACAAAGTGAAATTGCACAAGCAAGTGAGGAACAAAAATCAAAATATGAGGAAAGATTAAAAGAACTTGAAGAAAAATTGAAAATAGCCGAAGACAAAAATCAGCGTGCAATTTCTATGGCACAACAGACAAAAGCAGGAAACATTTATATCATTTCAAATATTGGTTCATTTGGTGAAAATGTATATAAAATTGGTATGACAAGACGGCTTGAACCTTTAGACAGGGTGAGAGAATTAGGAGATGCAAGTGTACCTTTTGAGTTTGATGTACATTCAATGATATATAGTGACAATGCACCTGGACTTGAAAAAGAATTACATAGAAAATTCCTGCGAATGCAGATGAATAAAGTAAATCCAAGAAAAGAATTTTTCAAAGTTACACTTGCAGACATCAAAGCAGAAGTTGACAGTTTGAACATAAACGCAAAATGGACTATGACAGCAGAAGCCCGACATTACAGGGAAACTTTAGCAATTGAAGAAGCCATTAAAAATGATGAACAAAAGCGACTTGAATGGGAAAAATATCAACTTCAAAATGTCCCAGAGACAATGGAAGAAGATGAAGAAGTTGTAGCACAAATAGACGAGAAAAAATAAAACACGGCGGCAATATGCTGCCCGTTACCAGCAATATTGAAAACCAAACCAATGAAGAAATCATTTTATTTATTTATTGTGGCGTTCCTTATGACAGGTTGCCTTAATCCACCGACAAATGTTAACCAGCAGGCAACTCAGAATGTTAAGACAAAGACATTGGCTGACGCAGAAATAGAAGGTTTAAACTCAGGCATACAATGTGACACATTGCTATTAGGTTTTACCTTTAGTATGGACAAGTCCATTTATCTCAAACATGCAAATAAATTATCACGGACAGGTAAAATAGATTTAATGGGTGATGAATCCTTTGTTTATTACTTGCTGACATCAGATTACAAATGTTACACAAGAGTAACTCCAAACTTTTTTCAAGGTAAACTATCCAAACTTATTTGCAATATTATGACAGCAAAATCAAGCAAAGTATCCAACTCCGGTACTGACATAGCGACTTCTGTAAGACAAGTTTTTGAAGAAAAATATGGAAACACTAATGGAGTAAACATGTTTATAAGTACTGGTAGTTCTGGTTTGACAACTTATGCTTGGGTTTGCGGAAAAAAGAAGTTAACATTTACAGACGCAGCATCCTTTGACATGATTAATATTGAATATACAGACGTTGCAGCAGAAAGAGGTATCAAGTCTGACAATAATGTGCAAGTTCAAAAACATAAAGAAACAGCAAAATCAACAAAGAAAGACATATAATACATGCTGGTAACTTGCATCTACTTTAATGCGGCGGTTTGGTGGTTTACAGAAACTTTAGTTTCTTTAAAAAATATTTACGGGGCAGACACGGAAGTGCGCTAAAGCCGCCGCCAGAAACACACAGGCACATTATCAGCAACCAAAAATAAATTAACGATAGCAAACAATTTAACCATTAAAAAATAAACATTATGTCATTTAATCCAAAACAAGAGTACTTAATTACAGAGGACAAAATTAACATCAAAGATTGATTATTTCGGACAAAGTATGCCACTCATTTCGGAGTAAAGTATGCCACGATTCCGGAGCAAACTATGCCACTATTTCAAAGGACAAATAGGTATATAAAAGTACTATTTTTTTTCAATTGATTTTTTTCGCAGCGATTCTCCTTTTAATTCGAACCGGTGAGCAGAACCTGACAATCTGTCCATAATAGCATCGGCCAGTGTTGGCTCACTAATAAACTGGTGCCATTTATTCACCGGGAGCTGCGAGGTGATGATGGTTGATCTTTTTCCATACCGGTCTTCAAGCACCTGAAGCAAGGCGATTCTTACCTGATTATCCATCGGCGTAAGCCCGAAGTCATCAAGGATAACCAACGGGAACTTTTCTATTTGGTTAAGCAGTTTGATATAGGAACCATCCAGCTTGGATAGCGAAAGTTTTTCCGCGAAGCGGTTCATTCCAAGGTAGATTGTTTTATATCCCAGAGTACACGCCTGTCGCCCCAGGGCGCAGGCGAGATAACTTTTTCCACAGCCTGTGGATCCTGTGATAAGGATGTTTTCCGAGCGCTGTATAAAAGAGCCGTCAGCCAGCGCGATTAATTGATTGCGGGTGAGGTTGCGGGTGGGTGAGCATTGGATATTTTCGAGCACGGCGTCATAGCGCAGGCCGCTTAACTTTAGGTATAGCTGCGTGCGCTGGCCGGTACGGGCGTGTTGTTCGGCCTCGACTAGCATGGCCATGAGCTCGTGAGCCGTGGGAAGCTCGTGCGATGGCAGTGCCCGGGTGGTACCGTAGACCTGAGCCATACCATGCAGCTTCAGCTGCATGAGTTGTTCCAGTGTTTGATCTGTGTTAATCATAAGTTGTTGTTTTAGGTGGATAATTTGGTTTATTGGTAAAACTCAGCACCCCTGATGTTTTCATGTGTAGGGATGCCGATAAAAAGGTCTGTTTGCAGGGATGCTTTGTCGAGATTGCGTTCAAGGATATTTTTAATCACGGTATAGGTCACTTTATACCCGGCCA is a genomic window containing:
- a CDS encoding DUF4041 domain-containing protein; translation: MIPTLIIALIAITILVILWFLNWRKLQTTINDLTSRLTNTEQEKTNFSGQVTDLEQRNIALNKYQGLVDTEQKAKEILADAERNAASLIDNAKQTLDSAIIESNELKTKAQKELEQAAISANNIKAQASIDATSFKKNAVSLLNNATTEAQLIIEQANKKAQEIAGDAYKAMQNATELEKTVKAMKNIIEGYGDRYLMPTYSLLDDLAEEFGHTEAGEKLKFSREKTRLMIKNGTSAKCDYVETNRKETAINFILDAFNGKVDSILSKVKKDNYGTLEQKIKDAYQVVNNNGKAFRNAVVTFEYLNARLDELKWAVTTQELKWAEQEEQRGIKEQIREEEKARRDFEKAMREAQKEEETLKKLIEKAQSEIAQASEEQKSKYEERLKELEEKLKIAEDKNQRAISMAQQTKAGNIYIISNIGSFGENVYKIGMTRRLEPLDRVRELGDASVPFEFDVHSMIYSDNAPGLEKELHRKFLRMQMNKVNPRKEFFKVTLADIKAEVDSLNINAKWTMTAEARHYRETLAIEEAIKNDEQKRLEWEKYQLQNVPETMEEDEEVVAQIDEKK
- the istB gene encoding IS21-like element helper ATPase IstB, producing MINTDQTLEQLMQLKLHGMAQVYGTTRALPSHELPTAHELMAMLVEAEQHARTGQRTQLYLKLSGLRYDAVLENIQCSPTRNLTRNQLIALADGSFIQRSENILITGSTGCGKSYLACALGRQACTLGYKTIYLGMNRFAEKLSLSKLDGSYIKLLNQIEKFPLVILDDFGLTPMDNQVRIALLQVLEDRYGKRSTIITSQLPVNKWHQFISEPTLADAIMDRLSGSAHRFELKGESLRKKSIEKK